From the Martelella mediterranea DSM 17316 genome, one window contains:
- a CDS encoding peroxiredoxin, which produces MSVSKGDTLPSSTLRELTENGPEQVSTDDIFKGRRVVLFAVPGAFTPTCSINHLPTYLENRDAILSRGVDEIAVVAVNDPFVMGGWAKATGGEGKIRYLSDADGSFTKALGMDLDMSGPGLGLRSKRYSMLVEDGKVKELNVEDNPGEATVSAAATILGQL; this is translated from the coding sequence ATGTCTGTTTCAAAGGGTGATACACTGCCCTCCTCCACGCTGCGCGAGCTGACCGAAAACGGGCCGGAGCAGGTTTCCACCGACGACATTTTCAAGGGCAGGCGCGTGGTGCTGTTTGCGGTTCCCGGCGCGTTCACGCCGACCTGCTCGATCAACCATCTTCCGACCTATCTCGAAAACCGCGACGCCATTCTGAGCCGCGGCGTCGATGAAATCGCGGTGGTGGCCGTCAACGATCCCTTCGTCATGGGCGGCTGGGCCAAGGCCACCGGCGGCGAAGGCAAGATTCGCTACCTCTCGGATGCCGATGGTTCATTCACCAAGGCGCTCGGCATGGACCTCGATATGTCCGGCCCCGGTCTCGGCCTGCGCTCCAAGCGCTATTCCATGCTGGTCGAGGACGGCAAGGTGAAGGAGCTGAATGTCGAGGACAATCCCGGCGAGGCCACGGTTTCGGCAGCGGCCACCATTCTCGGGCAGCTCTGA
- a CDS encoding Dabb family protein produces MIMHCVFIRFRQETGTEEKQALYDEIAGLKRVLPGMVDFKSGANVSPEGLDSGYGDGFVVTFEDSAARDAYLDHPDHAVVSEKLVAAAAGGISGILVFDMAV; encoded by the coding sequence ATGATCATGCATTGCGTATTCATACGATTTCGCCAGGAAACCGGGACCGAGGAAAAGCAGGCGCTCTACGATGAGATCGCCGGGCTGAAGCGCGTTCTTCCCGGCATGGTGGACTTCAAGTCGGGCGCGAATGTCTCGCCCGAGGGGCTGGACAGCGGCTATGGCGACGGCTTCGTCGTGACCTTCGAGGATTCAGCCGCGCGCGATGCCTATCTCGATCACCCCGATCACGCGGTCGTCAGCGAGAAGCTCGTCGCTGCCGCAGCCGGCGGAATTTCCGGCATTCTCGTCTTTGATATGGCGGTCTGA
- the rnhA gene encoding ribonuclease HI, translating to MNKEVEIFTDGACSGNPGPGGWGAVLRYGDKERDLCGGEKLTTNNRMELMAAIEALKALKEPCTVALYTDSVYVKDGISKWIHGWKKNGWKTAAKKPVKNAELWQALEAERNRHDVTLHWVKGHAGHEENERADELARQGMEPFKQGPGR from the coding sequence TTGAATAAAGAAGTTGAGATTTTCACCGATGGGGCCTGTTCCGGCAATCCCGGCCCCGGCGGCTGGGGCGCGGTGCTGCGGTACGGCGACAAGGAACGGGATCTGTGCGGCGGCGAAAAGCTGACGACCAATAATCGCATGGAGCTGATGGCCGCGATCGAGGCGCTGAAGGCGCTGAAGGAGCCTTGCACCGTGGCGCTTTATACCGATAGCGTATACGTCAAGGACGGCATTTCGAAGTGGATTCACGGCTGGAAGAAGAACGGCTGGAAGACCGCGGCGAAGAAGCCCGTCAAGAATGCCGAATTGTGGCAGGCTCTTGAAGCCGAGCGCAACAGGCACGATGTCACTCTGCATTGGGTGAAGGGCCATGCAGGCCATGAAGAGAATGAGCGCGCCGACGAATTGGCGCGTCAGGGGATGGAACCGTTCAAACAGGGGCCAGGGCGCTGA
- a CDS encoding homoserine kinase translates to MAVYTDINEDDLRQFLKAYDVGELLSYRGIAEGVENSNFLLHTEKFPLILTLYEKRVDEGDLPFYLGLMQHLADRGLSCPLPLARDDGEPYGRLCGRPAALISFLEGMWLRKPAATHCRELGVALARMHIAGQDFELTRKNALALRGWVDLWDKSAARADEVQKGLENEITEELASLEDRWPVDLPEGVIHADLFPDNVFFIGDKLSGVIDFYFACNDFLAYDLSICLNAWCFEKDGAFNVTKARALIEGYQSVRPLDKEEIEALPLLCRGSALRFFLTRLYDWLNTPAGALVVKKDPLEYLRYLRFHRSVETASEYGLERT, encoded by the coding sequence TTGGCCGTCTATACCGATATCAATGAAGACGATCTCCGGCAGTTTCTGAAAGCCTATGACGTTGGCGAACTCCTGTCCTATCGCGGCATCGCGGAAGGCGTCGAGAATTCGAATTTCCTGCTTCATACCGAGAAATTTCCGCTGATCCTGACGCTCTACGAAAAGCGCGTGGATGAGGGCGATCTGCCGTTCTATCTCGGGCTGATGCAGCATCTGGCCGATCGCGGCCTGTCCTGTCCGCTGCCGCTCGCCCGCGATGACGGCGAGCCCTATGGCAGGCTGTGCGGGCGTCCGGCGGCGCTGATCTCGTTTCTGGAAGGCATGTGGCTCAGAAAACCCGCCGCCACCCATTGCCGGGAATTGGGCGTGGCGCTCGCCCGCATGCATATCGCCGGCCAGGATTTCGAGCTCACGCGCAAGAATGCGCTGGCGCTCAGGGGCTGGGTCGATCTGTGGGATAAATCCGCCGCCCGCGCCGATGAGGTGCAGAAGGGTCTGGAGAATGAGATTACCGAGGAACTCGCGAGCCTTGAGGACCGTTGGCCGGTGGACCTGCCCGAGGGCGTGATCCACGCCGATCTGTTTCCCGACAATGTGTTCTTCATCGGCGACAAGCTTTCCGGGGTGATCGATTTCTATTTCGCCTGCAATGACTTCCTCGCCTATGACCTGTCGATCTGCCTCAATGCCTGGTGCTTCGAGAAGGACGGCGCCTTCAACGTCACCAAAGCGCGGGCGCTGATCGAGGGCTATCAGAGCGTGCGGCCCCTGGATAAAGAAGAGATCGAGGCGCTGCCGCTGCTGTGCCGCGGCTCGGCGCTGCGGTTCTTCCTCACCCGGCTCTACGACTGGTTGAACACGCCGGCGGGCGCGCTGGTGGTGAAGAAGGACCCGCTCGAATATCTGCGCTATCTGCGCTTTCATCGTTCTGTTGAAACTGCCAGCGAATACGGACTGGAGCGGACTTGA
- the ispH gene encoding 4-hydroxy-3-methylbut-2-enyl diphosphate reductase, whose translation MTMTPLTIRLCGPRGFCAGVDRAIQIVVLALKRYGAPVYVRHEIVHNRYVVEGLEARGAVFVEELDEIPAEHREQPVVFSAHGVPKSVPADAESRNLFYLDATCPLVSKVHKQAMRHERLGRHVVLIGHAGHPEVIGTMGQLPEGAVSLVETVEDAERYQPADPDNLGYVTQTTLSVQDTADVIAKLRERFPNLTAPSADSICYATTNRQESVSAAAPGCDLFIIVGAPNSSNSRRLVEVAKRAGAKEAILVQRAAELDFDAIGPIRTLGISAGASAPEVVVNEIIEAFRARFDTTIELAETTVENEHFLVNRQLRDVELTVEDMAFVNGR comes from the coding sequence ATGACCATGACCCCACTGACCATTCGCCTCTGCGGCCCGCGCGGGTTCTGCGCCGGCGTCGACCGGGCGATCCAGATCGTCGTGCTGGCGCTGAAGCGCTACGGCGCGCCCGTCTATGTGCGTCACGAGATCGTGCATAATCGCTATGTCGTGGAAGGGCTCGAGGCGCGGGGCGCGGTTTTCGTCGAGGAGCTCGACGAGATACCGGCCGAACACCGCGAGCAGCCGGTGGTGTTTTCCGCCCATGGCGTGCCGAAATCCGTGCCGGCCGATGCCGAAAGCCGCAACCTGTTCTATCTCGACGCCACATGCCCGCTGGTTTCCAAGGTTCACAAGCAGGCGATGCGCCATGAGCGGCTCGGCCGCCATGTGGTGCTGATCGGCCATGCCGGGCATCCGGAGGTGATCGGCACAATGGGGCAATTGCCCGAAGGCGCGGTGTCGCTGGTGGAGACGGTGGAGGATGCCGAGCGCTACCAGCCCGCCGATCCGGACAATCTCGGCTATGTGACCCAGACCACGCTCTCGGTGCAGGATACCGCGGACGTAATCGCCAAACTTCGCGAGCGGTTCCCGAACCTCACCGCGCCGTCTGCCGATTCGATCTGCTACGCCACCACCAACCGCCAGGAATCGGTGTCGGCGGCAGCGCCCGGCTGCGACCTGTTCATCATCGTCGGCGCGCCGAATTCGTCCAATTCCCGGCGGCTGGTCGAGGTCGCGAAACGGGCAGGGGCGAAGGAGGCGATCCTCGTCCAGCGCGCCGCCGAACTCGACTTCGATGCCATCGGCCCGATTCGCACGCTCGGCATTTCCGCCGGCGCGTCCGCCCCGGAAGTCGTGGTCAACGAGATCATCGAGGCGTTTCGCGCGCGGTTCGACACCACGATCGAACTTGCCGAAACCACGGTCGAGAACGAACATTTCCTCGTTAACCGCCAGCTCCGCGATGTCGAACTGACCGTCGAGGACATGGCCTTCGTCAACGGACGATAA
- a CDS encoding mismatch-specific DNA-glycosylase, protein MIDLLAPGLDIVFCGTAKGHISARTGSFYANPSNKFYRTLHEIGLTPEQVSPKDFRKLLDYGIGLTDLNQSESGMDKALTLSAFDIAAFKEKMRHFRPKLIAFTSLTGARIYFGDKKISCGLQQRTLDGIAIAALPSTSGANGHWTKDRHHWYQLPGMI, encoded by the coding sequence ATGATTGATCTTCTGGCGCCGGGCCTCGATATCGTGTTCTGCGGCACGGCCAAGGGGCACATTTCGGCGCGCACCGGCTCGTTCTATGCCAACCCCTCCAACAAATTCTATCGCACGCTTCACGAGATCGGACTGACGCCGGAGCAGGTTTCGCCGAAGGATTTCCGCAAGCTCCTTGATTACGGCATCGGCCTTACCGATCTGAACCAGAGCGAAAGCGGCATGGACAAGGCGCTGACCCTGTCGGCCTTCGATATCGCCGCCTTCAAGGAAAAGATGCGGCATTTCCGCCCGAAGCTGATCGCGTTCACCAGCCTCACCGGCGCGCGAATCTATTTCGGGGACAAGAAGATAAGCTGCGGCCTGCAGCAGCGTACGCTCGATGGCATAGCTATTGCGGCGCTTCCATCCACGTCGGGCGCAAACGGGCATTGGACAAAGGACCGTCATCATTGGTATCAGTTGCCCGGAATGATTTGA